A region of Ignavibacteriota bacterium DNA encodes the following proteins:
- a CDS encoding efflux RND transporter permease subunit, whose protein sequence is MLEKLITLTLTRKGMILFLSLLIVAFGVYSAYNISIDAFPDVTNIQVEIISHADGLSAIEIERNVTYPIEMAMRGIPDVVQMRSVTKFGLSIVTLVFKDNVDIYFARQLVFERLGEAREKVPQGVEIAMGPIATVMGEIYQYTLEGKMPDDSLAKIKYLTDLRTLQEWVITPQLKNVAGVNEINSFGGYFKQYQVIVSPEKLLKYSLTVDEVYSAIENNNQNVGGNILERSSDQYIIRSVGLIKSISDIESIVLKSHEGTPVFIRDVAQVKVGEAVRMGAAIKSGQNETVGGIVMMLRGGNGREVVHLVKEKVKEINESNMLPDGMKIVPYYDRTDIVDESILTIIRALLEGSILVLIVTFVLLRSFRGSAVILIALPISLLLTFVFMKLLGVSANLMSIGGLVISTGMKFDASIIQVENVQRLLNEGKGKINRMALILKAILDVRKPSIYGEIIIAITFIPILALEGIEGKMFAPLAITVGLAIIASLLMSIFIIPQLCAIFLKPQAEKESFVMRFFSKNYLPLLKFSIRRKSVILITSIVALIGSLFLFTRLGTEFIPIMDEGAFDMDIALLPGVSLPKSLEVNKMAVAKLEKFDELDIVVGRIGQTGVALDTRGVDKTGYVGVLKHKNEWKRNISREELNNEMRESLESIPGIAFGFSQPIQCRIDEIVAGTRAQLILKLFGEDIEILKSKADEIAKVLSGIKGGTDLITEKVAGQPYLTISIDRNKIARYGLNISDVQNIVEIAIAGKSASKFYEENKSFDIAVRIPEDKRNSLETISNIFVPTKEGMNIPLSQIADIKMIEGPVQISRQDGIRRIGIEMNISGRDIGSFVEEAKEKIKEHIQLPSGYYLHWGGQFENQQRAMNKLIIIAPIALGLIILLLFVTFHSMRLTLLVISNLPFALIGGIIALYFSGLYLSVPASVGFIVLFGVAVLNGVVLVTHINQLREEGLPLSEAIEKGSMDRLRPVLMTAFITIFSLVPAIVSTGAGSEVQKPLAVVVVGGLITSTILTLLIIPSIYSWFEKRKVEAEM, encoded by the coding sequence CTGATGTAACAAATATTCAGGTCGAAATAATCAGCCATGCCGACGGGCTTTCTGCAATTGAAATTGAAAGGAATGTAACTTATCCTATTGAAATGGCAATGCGTGGAATACCGGATGTTGTGCAAATGCGTTCTGTTACAAAATTTGGACTTTCAATTGTAACTTTAGTTTTTAAAGATAATGTTGACATATATTTCGCAAGACAATTAGTATTTGAACGATTAGGTGAAGCCAGGGAAAAGGTTCCTCAAGGCGTTGAGATAGCTATGGGTCCTATAGCAACAGTTATGGGGGAAATCTACCAATATACACTTGAAGGAAAAATGCCCGATGACTCACTTGCTAAAATAAAGTATTTGACTGATTTAAGAACACTGCAAGAATGGGTTATTACTCCTCAATTAAAGAATGTTGCCGGAGTAAACGAAATAAATTCTTTTGGAGGGTATTTTAAACAATATCAAGTAATCGTTTCACCTGAGAAATTATTGAAATATTCTCTAACTGTTGATGAAGTATATTCAGCAATTGAGAACAACAATCAAAATGTAGGTGGAAATATTCTTGAAAGAAGTTCAGACCAATATATTATTCGTAGTGTTGGACTGATAAAAAGTATTAGTGATATTGAAAGTATTGTTCTAAAATCCCATGAAGGTACACCTGTTTTCATAAGAGATGTTGCCCAAGTTAAAGTTGGTGAAGCTGTCCGTATGGGAGCCGCTATAAAAAGCGGACAGAATGAAACAGTAGGTGGAATTGTAATGATGTTAAGGGGTGGAAACGGACGTGAAGTTGTTCATCTCGTCAAAGAGAAAGTTAAAGAGATTAACGAAAGCAACATGCTCCCTGATGGAATGAAAATTGTACCTTATTATGATAGAACTGATATTGTAGATGAGAGTATCTTAACTATTATCAGAGCTCTTCTTGAAGGTTCAATCCTTGTCCTTATAGTAACCTTCGTATTGTTAAGAAGTTTTCGGGGTTCGGCTGTAATTTTAATCGCACTTCCAATATCCCTTTTACTTACCTTTGTCTTTATGAAGTTACTGGGTGTAAGTGCTAACTTGATGTCCATCGGAGGTTTAGTAATTTCTACAGGAATGAAATTTGACGCATCAATCATTCAAGTAGAGAATGTCCAAAGACTGCTAAATGAAGGTAAAGGCAAAATCAATAGAATGGCTCTCATTCTTAAAGCCATTCTTGATGTTAGAAAACCAAGTATTTATGGTGAAATAATAATAGCAATAACATTCATTCCAATTCTGGCATTAGAAGGAATAGAAGGAAAAATGTTTGCACCATTAGCTATCACAGTTGGATTGGCTATCATTGCTTCGCTATTAATGTCTATCTTTATCATACCGCAGTTATGTGCTATATTTTTGAAACCACAAGCTGAAAAAGAAAGTTTTGTAATGAGATTCTTTTCAAAGAATTATCTCCCATTACTCAAGTTTAGTATAAGAAGGAAAAGCGTTATTCTAATTACGTCAATAGTAGCTTTAATCGGTTCATTGTTTCTATTTACCCGATTGGGTACAGAATTTATACCGATAATGGATGAAGGTGCTTTTGATATGGATATTGCCTTATTACCCGGAGTCTCGCTCCCTAAATCATTAGAAGTAAACAAAATGGCAGTTGCAAAACTCGAGAAATTTGATGAATTAGATATTGTCGTAGGAAGGATAGGTCAAACCGGTGTTGCTCTTGACACAAGAGGTGTTGACAAAACAGGATATGTAGGTGTATTAAAACACAAAAACGAGTGGAAAAGAAATATTTCAAGAGAAGAACTTAATAATGAAATGAGGGAATCACTTGAATCTATTCCCGGAATCGCTTTTGGATTTAGTCAGCCGATTCAGTGCAGAATTGATGAAATTGTGGCAGGTACAAGAGCACAATTAATATTAAAACTTTTTGGTGAAGACATTGAAATATTGAAAAGCAAAGCTGATGAAATTGCAAAGGTTCTTTCAGGTATTAAGGGTGGAACTGATTTAATTACAGAAAAAGTAGCGGGTCAGCCATATTTAACAATCTCAATAGACAGAAACAAAATCGCAAGATATGGTTTGAATATAAGTGATGTTCAAAATATTGTTGAAATTGCAATCGCCGGTAAATCAGCTTCAAAATTTTATGAGGAAAATAAGAGCTTCGATATTGCTGTGCGAATTCCGGAAGATAAAAGAAATTCGTTAGAAACTATCAGTAATATTTTTGTTCCGACTAAAGAGGGAATGAATATACCTCTTTCGCAAATAGCTGACATTAAAATGATTGAAGGACCTGTTCAGATTAGCCGTCAAGATGGTATAAGAAGAATTGGTATTGAAATGAATATTAGTGGCAGAGATATTGGTAGTTTTGTTGAAGAAGCTAAAGAAAAAATCAAAGAACATATCCAACTTCCATCAGGCTATTATTTACATTGGGGCGGACAGTTTGAAAATCAGCAAAGAGCAATGAACAAGCTAATAATTATTGCTCCAATAGCTCTTGGATTAATAATTTTACTGTTATTCGTTACTTTCCATTCCATGCGTCTAACATTGCTCGTAATTTCAAACTTGCCATTTGCCTTGATTGGAGGTATCATTGCGCTTTATTTTTCAGGTCTTTATTTATCAGTACCTGCATCAGTTGGCTTTATTGTCCTTTTCGGTGTGGCTGTATTAAATGGTGTTGTTTTAGTAACACATATTAATCAGCTTAGAGAAGAAGGCTTGCCTCTTAGTGAAGCAATTGAAAAAGGTAGTATGGACAGGTTGCGCCCAGTGCTTATGACAGCATTCATTACTATTTTTAGTTTGGTTCCGGCAATTGTATCAACCGGAGCAGGGTCTGAAGTTCAAAAGCCACTCGCAGTTGTAGTTGTTGGTGGTTTAATTACATCAACAATACTTACTTTACTGATTATTCCTTCAATATACAGTTGGTTTGAAAAAAGGAAAGTCGAAGCTGAAATGTAA
- a CDS encoding P-II family nitrogen regulator, translating into MKEIKAIIRPFKLLEVIDELTKIEDLPGVTVSDIKGFGKSRAKNAPDKIVYDLVEFIPRTKIELVISDDMVEEVVNVLQKFAHTGNTGDGKIFVYNVEDVIKIRTNERGEEAI; encoded by the coding sequence ATGAAAGAAATAAAAGCAATTATAAGACCTTTTAAACTATTGGAAGTTATTGATGAGCTGACTAAAATTGAAGATTTGCCCGGAGTTACAGTTTCAGATATTAAAGGTTTTGGTAAAAGTAGGGCAAAAAATGCTCCTGATAAAATTGTTTATGATTTGGTTGAGTTTATTCCAAGAACCAAAATCGAGTTGGTTATTTCTGATGATATGGTTGAAGAAGTTGTAAATGTTCTTCAAAAATTTGCTCATACCGGAAATACCGGCGATGGGAAGATATTTGTTTACAATGTTGAAGATGTCATTAAAATCAGAACGAATGAAAGAGGAGAAGAGGCGATATGA